A segment of the Trifolium pratense cultivar HEN17-A07 linkage group LG7, ARS_RC_1.1, whole genome shotgun sequence genome:
TTGGATGTTAGAGTCGTAATCATTACATTGTGAAATTTGGATACAAATTTGTATACATACACATCCAAACTAAGTTTAATCAGCTTTTGATTCATGGCTGGATTTTTGCTTGGTGATGTCTCAAATAGAGGAGCACATTCAGGATGGTATTTTTCTAGGAAGGAGATTGAAGAAAATTCACCATCCCGAGCAGATGGCATAAATTTGAAGAAAGAAACTTACCTACGCAGATCATACTGTACGTTTCTGAAACAATTAGGCAAGGAACttaaagtgtgagtttttatcAGTAGCCTTAGATAAACTATCTTAACTGCAATAAGCTGCTTctatttattttccattttaagACTGCTTAATAAGACATGTGCATCATTGCATGTATCCTTGGTTTCTTTTTGTTCAACTGGTATTAATGTACCCTGGcaaatcatttttaaatttggACAGAAAGTAAGATTGTTTTCAATGTGATTTGTTTATGTATTGGAGCTCATTAGGATTATCATAATGACTTgacatgtttataaattatctTGGTAAAGatttatggaaaaaattgttTCTTGTCATATTTAAATTACTAATAAATGGCGATAATGTTACTTACCTTCATTTATCCTGCTGGTGATAATAATGATTTAAATCTGATGCAGACCTCAAGTAACTATTGCAACAGCAATAATCCTTTGTCATAGATTCTTTCTTCGGCAGTCCCATGCAAAGAATGACAGGAGGGTGAGTCTGTATTTTGTTATGATAACTCTCACATTTTATGCATATCCATTTTTGGCTGGATAATAAATGTCGATGGTTGGGTATTATAAAACAAATGGCTTATTGTTGAGGATTGGTTTATTTACTCTTTGTGCTATACTTATTGTAGTGCTTATGTATCTAACACTGGCACTTAAAAACTGGTGCactatttttgtgtttgaaaCATGGATACAATACAAACAAGGACACCGGAAATAATGTAGCCACATAGACACTGTTATGTCCAATATATAGGACACCAACACACAACCACACACATTTATAAAAGATCAAAAAGAGGTGAAATTCGGCGATTCACAGAATTTCACATAATCCTAAGAAGCAAAATTCTTCCAATTAAAGTCACAAATACCCAGAAAACTTATGGATCTTCTATCTGTTTTGCTTTCCTACTTTTTTCAGCATTTATTTGAGTCCATGGACATGTACTTCTGGTTGTGATATATGTCTGAGTGCATAGTCATTAATTGTTTTTATGTTTCACAGGATGCATGGTTTAATAATATGTAGGATGAAATATTAAGTTAGAGACACACTGATAATTAATAAGTTACAATGTTTTGCAGACCATTGCAACAGTGTGCATGTTTCTTGCTGGCAAAGTTGAAGAAACTCCTCGCCAATTGAAAGATGTAATCCTTgtttcatataaaattatatataagaagGATCCATCAGCAGTTCAGAGAATCAAACTGAAGGTAAGCCACTTAATATGTCCCAGTGTTATAAACCCATGATTAAGAATTGAAGAATAGGAAAAAAGATAGAAAGAAATAGGTGAATCTATCAATAGTGAATGAGATGAGGTTTTGGCTCCTCCAAATGAGGGGTTACTTTTGCAATCATTTGTCTGGATTTAAACAACTTCATAATTTTGTATTCATTGCATGTACTAATTACAATTTCAAGTGTTGTCTTTTCCAGTGAGCGGTTAAAATTGCATCCCGTCATTTTAGAGTAGACCGGTTCAAATTATGAATATACAAGGAGAGAATTGTACTCCCTCCTTCACAAAGGATTCTCCCTTTTTCacacactattttattttctaaatctCCATTtttgatcctcattgtcattgCCCCATTTATCAAGTATCCCCTTCAACTAACTAACTGAATTTTCTAATTGTTCACTTGCCAATGCCACCCTCTTGAAATTGGTGATTCCTGCCCATCTCTCTGGCAGTAGGAATTCATTTCCTCCGTAAATCCTATTTTACGTGAATAATAGTCTGACTATTTGTTACTTCTTTTACATGATaatcctcttctttttttttcttttctgtttttttaagttttaattttcaTCCTACCTCAAGTCATAAATTTTTCGCATGCAATTAATTGTTTtgtttacttgcaaaaatggccAGGAAGTGTATCTGGATTGATTTTGATCacttatttttgttgtttgtttagCTGAATGTGAAtttgtttttgaattattaattttcttCCTATAGCatgtaatataaaattttctcatccaaaacgttaaaaaaaataatctcatCCAATATATTCTACATGCAAAAATGAAACAGGAAGTGTATGAGCAGCAGAAGGAATTAATTCTACTTGCAGAGACTCTTGTTCTTACAACTCTTGATTTTGATCTTAACGTGCACCTTCCTTATAAACCTCTTGTTGAGgcaataaagaaatttaaagtTGGTCAAAATGAACTTGCTCAAGCTGCTTGGAATTTCGTAAATGATGGGTATGAATCGTATGATGATTAAACCATTTTTGTTATGGCCAATGGCCTTTGAATTTCCTTTCCTAAAATTAGGGTTTGACATGCGCAGACTTCAGACATCTCTTTGCTTGCAATTTAAGCCCCGTCACATCGCAGCTGGAGCCATAATCCTTGCTGCCAAGTTTCGAAAGGTGGAGCTCCCATCTGATGGGGAGAAGGTCTGGTGGCAAGAGTTTGGTGTCACCCCACGCCAATTGGAGGgttggtgttttttttctttcgataCTAGTATAAAGAAATGAGAAACAAAAGTACTAACTCATCATCATTTCCCTTTTTCCATATTCTAATTCATGTTGCATATTTCCCTCTATTTGGAGTGTGGTGGTATCTTAGTATTCTACTATTGTAATAGATTGGTATAATCATGCCAACATTGAGTATAACAgtaatttatacttttttatttcaatGCAACACCCAATGTTTACCTACATTTTGCAGAACTGAGTAACCAAATGCTCGAGCTTTATGAACAAATTCGAATGCCGCAGTCCAATGATGCTGAAGGAACTACGGTTGGTGGGAATTCCAATCGGACCACCGTAAAAGCTCCAAATAGTAACGATGAAACAGCAGCTGCAAACAGTAATTCCCAGACCGGAGACACTAGTTCGAGACCTGAAACATCAAAGCCTGCATCTTCTAAGATCGCCCTTGATTCATCTGTTGCTAACCAGGTTGGGCGCTCTGTCTCTAATCCTGGTAGAAGTAGTGATTATGGGGCCAAAGAAATGACACGCAGGGTGATAGATtatgtcaaaattaatcaacattCTGAGGAGGAAAACTCACTGCAAGCACAAGATGTGGCGAGATCTCGGTCTGATAATGGTGAAAAAGAGCATGAAAACAATACTCTTAGAACTGAAACTAAAGAACACGCTGAACCGAAAGATAAACATTACAGTAGAAACCCAGATCATAAGGATGGTAGTAAACTTAGCCGGCCTCCTCAAGAAGCCATTACAAATTTTGATACAGACAAGTACAAAGCTGCAATAGAAAAACGAAGGAAAGCAACTGGtcatataaccaaaaaaacagATTTCATGGATGACGATGATCTCATTGAGAGGGAACTGGAGGATATAGATTATACTCCTCCTCATAGTGAGAAGAGTAAGCAAGATAGAAGGCAAAGCTGGTCTAAGCTCTCAGATAGATCAGATTATGACAACATTCACGGGGGACATCAAGATCATGCAGATGAGAAACCTCATGGGGTAAAGGGTCTGCCATCACTCCAAGATCATGCTGTGGAAGAAGGTGAGGTGTCAGCTTTTGACTGCATTAGTTTAGGGCTTCCGTCACCCAAGTCAAGCAACCGCAAGAGGAAAGCAGGGAGCTCACCTGATAGAGTGGTGGAGGGGAAGCAGAGACATAATTATGGTTGTGAATCTCACCACAATAATCGTTCTGATTATGTTGAAGATCAGAGCAAGGTCAGCAGGCTAGGCCATACTTAGAGGGACAACAAAAGGCATCCACAGGCATAACATGAGTTCTTGATTAATGTCGCATttcttctgaagaaattcaactaATGTCTCTTGATTATTAGGATAAATCAGATTCGAAGTTTCATCTTCAAACTCTTTTGGTTACATGGTCAATGTTTTCGTCTTCCACAAACACTGCCTCGATGACGCATACTTCATGTGTTGGTAAATCTTCTTTCACACTTGTGATGTCTACCATATTGATCCCGAATTTGGCTTTTCCTCGAAGATCAATCTCCCTTCTTTGATGTATATGAAAAACGGATCACACAGATGGGCATGTCCCCACTAGTATATATAGGTCcgtttgaattaatttatttgagCTTATGCGATATAACATATGcatataaataagtttttatgtattattataagtttttcaacgTAGATTATGAAAAAACATCTTATAAAGATGCAATTTTTGTTAGTATAAACTTATgaattatcataatttttttatttgcgtaagttatttttttaagtttaaaaataagccaaattcaaacggaccctatatagaattttttttttttttttttttttaacttaaaggGGAGCAAATGGTGACCCATCAATCCTAgacatataaataaaaagagaagtACAGATAGAGAATGAGAATGGGGACATAACCAAAACCTCTAGCACTTGGGATTACTAGAGGTCTTGTTTACTTACATGAGGGATGTTTCACCCAATTCATCCATTGTGATATAAAGCCACAAAATATACTTCTAGATGATCAATACAATGCTAGGATTTCAGATTTTGGACTAGCAAAGCTACTATTGATTAATCAAAGCCACACTGAAATTGAAATTAGAGGAACCAAAGGGTATGTTGCACCAGACTGGTTTAGGAGTTCTCCAATAAGTGCAATGGTTGACACTTATAGTTTTGGTGTATTGTTGTTAGAGATTATTTGTTGTAGAAAAAATGTAGAAAAAGAATTTTTCACTGAAGAAAAGGGGATTTTAACTGATTGGTCTTATGATTGCTATAAGAATAAAAGACTTGACATTCTTCTAGAAAGTGATAATGAGGTTGGCAGTGCCATGATGAGTTTGGAAAAGTTGGTCATGATTGTTATATGGTGCATTATCCTTCTTTTAGGCCAACAATGAAGGAGGTTTTACTGATGTTAGAAGGAAATGTTGAAGTTGTGGTTCCCCCAAGTCCCTATCTTTATGGTTCTGTAGCATTGTAATTAAAACTTGATtctttaaaacatattttagcatTGCCTTTGGAAATAAAATTGTTTGTATTTATCAACAACGAGAAGTTTATTGAATGGTACTTGTACAACAATTAATATATCATTACTAGATGACATTGTTGGAGCAGACAACTTTTGTTTATGAAGGTTTCTATtctgtctttatttttttgtaggtAGACGAagtcattataaactcacacataTAAGTGTaggagtcggggttcgaatcccaaTAATAACGTCTGAtctaacaatttcggcatttatGCCAATTGTACTGGGATTTGTGGATTTATAAGTATTTCATGGAGGATAATTAAATTGAGCAAATCATATTATATGGAGGATAAACCTTGGGCTTTTCCCCATACTCGTCTAAGCTAACCTTAATTctaaagtttaattttatacCTCAAAACAAAGTAAgattatgtttgtttttaaaCCGTGTTTCAAAACAAATGTCTATATTTAGCTAATGCACGCATAAAAAGTAA
Coding sequences within it:
- the LOC123893945 gene encoding cyclin-T1-3-like, with amino-acid sequence MAGFLLGDVSNRGAHSGWYFSRKEIEENSPSRADGINLKKETYLRRSYCTFLKQLGKELKVPQVTIATAIILCHRFFLRQSHAKNDRRTIATVCMFLAGKVEETPRQLKDVILVSYKIIYKKDPSAVQRIKLKEVYEQQKELILLAETLVLTTLDFDLNVHLPYKPLVEAIKKFKVGQNELAQAAWNFVNDGLQTSLCLQFKPRHIAAGAIILAAKFRKVELPSDGEKVWWQEFGVTPRQLEELSNQMLELYEQIRMPQSNDAEGTTVGGNSNRTTVKAPNSNDETAAANSNSQTGDTSSRPETSKPASSKIALDSSVANQVGRSVSNPGRSSDYGAKEMTRRVIDYVKINQHSEEENSLQAQDVARSRSDNGEKEHENNTLRTETKEHAEPKDKHYSRNPDHKDGSKLSRPPQEAITNFDTDKYKAAIEKRRKATGHITKKTDFMDDDDLIERELEDIDYTPPHSEKSKQDRRQSWSKLSDRSDYDNIHGGHQDHADEKPHGVKGLPSLQDHAVEEGEVSAFDCISLGLPSPKSSNRKRKAGSSPDRVVEGKQRHNYGCESHHNNRSDYVEDQSKVSRLGHT